One genomic window of Punica granatum isolate Tunisia-2019 chromosome 1, ASM765513v2, whole genome shotgun sequence includes the following:
- the LOC116188751 gene encoding pentatricopeptide repeat-containing protein At5g11310, mitochondrial, which produces MNILYYPRLRCFLVRQTLVSASIANAKTLARPASTSPGQSWLYVPGNPLVKWPSTLPLNPSPPAPAPPSSPKQNAGPNPASSLDAFKTISDLLADPALTGGPPLESALDRTGIEPDSDLLLSIFRHFDSSPKLLHSLFLWAEKRPGFSCSSALFDAVINVLAKSRDFESAWSMILDRLAGTERCEEMVSMSTFAIMIRRYARVGLTQPAIRTCEYSHTVDLGRHSDVETSLLEILLDSLCKEGHVRAASKYFYYRRDSDTTWNPSIRAYNILLNGWFQSKKVKHAEKLWVEMKRENVKPTVVTYGTLVEGYCRMRRADRATDLIHKMRREGIELNAIVYNPVIDALGEAGRFKELSGMMERFLICESGPTLSTYNSLVKGFCKAGELVEASKTLRTMISRGFTPTLTTYNYFFRYFSKSGKIEEGMNLYTKMIESGYNPDRLTYHLLLKMLCEAERLELALQLSKEMRSRGFDMDLATSTMLVHLLCKMYRFDEAFAEFEDMIRRGIVPQCLSFQRMNDELNRNGRTEMARKLHEMMSSLPHSAKLPDSYRGDGNAARVRKSSIMRKAEAMSDILKTCNDPRELVKCKSSIKNSVSRANKLIEELKKRRKQEMNS; this is translated from the exons ATGAACATCCTCTACTACCCTCGTCTCCGTTGCTTTCTCGTCCGCCAAACCCTAGTCTCCGCCTCTATCGCCAACGCCAAAACCCTTGCCCGCCCTGCGTCCACTTCCCCCGGCCAATCATGGCTTTACGTTCCTGGAAATCCCCTAGTCAAGTGGCCCTCAACGCTGCCTCTAAACCCCTCTCCTCCGGCTCCTGCCCCACCCTCATCCCCCAAGCAGAATGCCGGCCCCAATCCCGCATCCTCCCTCGATGCGTTCAAGACAATCTCCGACCTCCTCGCTGACCCAGCCCTCACTGGGGGCCCTCCTCTCGAGTCCGCCCTTGACCGGACTGGAATTGAACCGGATTCCGATCTGCTACTGTCCATCTTCCGCCACTTCGACTCATCTCCCAAGCTGTTGCACAGTCTCTTTCTATGGGCGGAGAAGAGGCCTGGTTTCTCGTGCTCCTCAGCCCTGTTCGATGCTGTAATCAATGTCCTCGCCAAGTCGAGGGACTTCGAATCCGCTTGGTCGATGATTCTTGATCGTCTTGCGGGAACCGAACGGTGCGAAGAAATGGTCTCGATGAGCACCTTTGCAATTATGATCAGACGCTATGCTCGAGTTG GTCTGACACAACCCGCAATTCGGACATGTGAATATTCGCACACGGTAGACCTCGGACGCCATTCTGATGTGGAAACAAGTCTGCTCGAAATTCTTCTGGATTCCCTTTGCAAGGAAGGGCATGTAAGGGCAGCTTCGAAGTACTTCTATTACAGAAGGGACTCGGATACTACCTGGAACCCGTCCATTCGGGCCTACAACATACTGCTGAATGGTTGGTTTCAGTCGAAAAAAGTGAAGCATGCTGAGAAGCTCTGGGTGGAGATGAAACGGGAAAATGTGAAACCGACTGTGGTGACGTATGGCACATTGGTGGAAGGGTATTGCAGGATGAGGCGAGCTGATAGGGCGACGGATCTGATTCACAAGATGAGGAGAGAAGGGATTGAACTGAATGCTATCGTATATAACCCAGTAATTGATGCGTTGGGGGAAGCGGGGAGGTTCAAGGAGCTGTCGGGTATGATGGAGCGATTCCTTATTTGTGAGTCGGGTCCCACCTTATCAACCTACAATTCCTTGGTGAAGGGGTTCTGCAAGGCAGGAGAACTTGTTGAAGCAAGTAAGACACTTAGGACGATGATTAGTCGGGGTTTTACACCTACTCTAACCACTTATAATTACTTCTTCCGGTATTTCTCGAAGTCTGGGAAAATCGAAGAGGGGATGAATCTTTACACAAAGATGATCGAATCAGGGTATAACCCTGATCGCCTCACATACCATCTGCTACTAAAGATGCTCTGTGAAGCGGAAAGACTTGAGTTGGCCCTGCAGCTTAGCAAGGAGATGAGGAGTCGCGGCTTTGATATGGACTTGGCTACGAGCACCATGTTGGTTCATTTGCTCTGTAAAATGTACAGATTCGATGAGGCTTTTGCAGAGTTTGAGGACATGATAAGGAGAGGAATAGTTCCTCAGTGCCTTAGCTTCCAGAGAATGAATGACGAATTGAATAGGAATGGAAGGACAGAGATGGCACGCAAATTGCATGAGATGATGTCCTCTCTTCCACATTCAGCCAAGTTGCCAGATTCCTACAGAGGAGATGGGAATGCAGCACGAGTGAGGAAATCATCTATCATGCGAAAGGCTGAAGCAATGTCTGATATCTTGAAAACTTGTAATGATCCGAGAGAACTCGTTAAGTGCAAAAGTTCCATTAAGAATTCTGTGTCGAGGGCAAACAAATTGatagaggagttgaagaaaagGAGGAAACAGGAAATGAACTCGTAG
- the LOC116194285 gene encoding uncharacterized protein LOC116194285 isoform X1, with protein sequence MGSWSSAISTSGDDSVGYSSRSPLLPRVELGFYCILRCLRSFLQVPPLPCQRRLKETIMLPWLIKKGLGAWALIPNGRLGIERQAANLFIWGTDANRSMTSRDLVVPIGLVTRARAKKFKDKLNDLIQEVWIQPNSWKPIEHKPRDQQRCINMIQFLKDSSQVYNADDLIPL encoded by the exons ATGGGATCCTGGTCCTCAGCAATCTCCACCTCGGGAGATGACTCCGTTGGCTATTCTTCAAGATCCCCATTGCTCCCTCGCGTCGAGTTAGGATTCTATTGCATCCTAAGATGCTTACGCTCCTTCCTGCAGGTGCCTCCTCTGCCATGCCAGAGACGCTTGAAGGAAACAATTATGCTGCCATGGTTGATCAAAAAAGGTCTTGGTGCGTGGGCTCTTATACCAAATGGAAGATTGGGAATCGAGAGACAAGCCGCAAATCTTTTTATATG GGGTactgatgcaaatcgtagcatgacttcaagggatctagtagttccaattggactggttacgcgagcacgagcaaaaaAGTTTAAAGATAAACTCAATgacctgattcaagaggtttggatTCAACCAAATTCGTGGAAGCCCATTGAACATaaaccacgtgatcaacaaagatgcatcaacatgattcaatTTCTAAAAGATTCCAGCCAAGTCTATAATGCAGATGATTTAATCCCATTATAA
- the LOC116194285 gene encoding uncharacterized protein LOC116194285 isoform X2, whose amino-acid sequence MEDWESRDKPQIFLYAIMSHNSATSIPEGATELADPKVLMEAMMSEIRRVMRLELEQVHERIDQMENIHVEQPQNIPNARRRERVQPREVRFEDEENYGPGFVEEDDEIQLLVIGDMQGILEKLGIGKTITWVVLR is encoded by the exons ATGGAAGATTGGGAATCGAGAGACAAGCCGCAAATCTTTTTATATG caatcatgtctcacaatagTGCTAcgagtattcccgaaggtgctacGGAATTGGCTGATCCAAAAGTACTTAtggaggccatgatgagtgagataaggcgtgtgatgaggttggagttggagcaggttcatgaacgaATAGATCAAATGGAGAACATACATGTGGAGCAGCCACAAAACATtcctaatgcacgtaggagggaaagagttcaaccgagggaagtaaggtttgaagatgaagagaattatgggCCTGGTTTTGTTGAAGAAGATGACGAGATTcagttgttagtaataggagacatgCAAGGCAttttagagaagttaggaatcgggaagacaataacttgggtagtattaagatga